The segment ATCGCGCGGGAACTTGTCTTTATCCCTCTCGAACTCATCGAAGAGCCTGGCGCCTTCCATTAGAAGGTTTCCTGTCGGCACGTCGATTTTTTGCGGCACGTTAACAGGCTCCGGCACGAACTCAAAGGCCCCTTTGGGCCACATGAAGAAGCGGTAGAGGGCCTTTTCCTTCTCGGCCTCGGCAACGGTAGCGTTAAACACCTGGCCGCCCTTCATGTATATCTTGCCGACGTGCTTGTCGCCCTGTATGGTAAGGACGCCTTCCTTCTGGTTAAAGTGCAATACCTGAAGAAGATCCACAAGCGACATCTGCGCCAGGTCTCCCCTGATGTGCCCTGCCGCGTCCGCGCCGGAAGCTATAAACATGCCCTGCTTTACTACGCCGTAGAGCTCGCCCCAGTGGAATGGACGTACGAGTATCGTGTCAGTGCCAGGACGGTAGCCCTTTACGTCGGTCTGCTTGTCCGCTATGAAGACAAACGGCACGGACGCCGTCTTAGGGTTGCTTTTTACCATCTGAAGGAGCCTGTCTGCGGTAACGCCTGCGATGTTTACGTCGCATATTATGACGCCAGGGGCACGCTTTATGACCTCTTCCATGGTCTTTGCGCCGTCATTCGTAACGACGTGCTCGAGGGCGTTTTCCTTTAGCCCTTTTGTAATGGAGGAGGTATCCTCGTCGTTTTTCAGCGCGAGCAGTATGTATTTGGTCTCGGCCATTAGAGCTGCTCCTGCAGATACATGTCTCTCTGGAACTTGGTGATAAGACCCTCGACGATATACGGGTTAGCAGTGTGGAAACAGTTATACGTCTCCCCCCAGCTCTCTTTGCATATAAGCGCATAAGCCGCGTGCTCGGTAAGGAAGAACGTAAAGAGCATCTCGGTTACTCGCGGGTCGTTTATGGTAATGGCAATGGCATTACGGATGTCGGCGTTCTTGTCGACGTGCTCGCCGACGAGAAAGACTTTTGTAGAGCTCCTGCCCATGTTCTTTATGGTCTTTAGTATCGGCAGGTCTGCGGATATGTTCTTTGCGCCTATGTAAAGCACGCCGCGCCTGTCGGGGTTTCGTATGATCTCTTTTATGATAGCGTCGTTGATGCGGCCGATATAGTCCATGTTAAAATCGCTATTGCCGCCGGCATCGAAGGTCTGGAAGTCGTAGCCCGAGAGGCTCCCGGAGGTAAGAAGCGCAACTACCTCCCAGAAGAGCTTTGTCTTTAGCTGCTTTTGCTCCCAAAACGATGTCTTTATCTCGTGGAGCCTTGTGGTGGCCATGTTAACGAGCTCGCCGTACCCGACCGAATCCTTCGGGAACGTGGACTGCGACACCACGACAGATGCATGCGGGTCGCCCTTGTGCGTGTAGGGCTCGAGCGCCTTGGTGAGCTTCTTTAGCGTTATCAGGGAGCCGAAGTAATCGGTATTGGGAAGCACCATCAGCACGCGCCGCTCATCGAGCTTTCCGGCAACGTCGCAGTTGCGGATTACCTTGATGACGATGTCGGAAACTATCTTCATGAAGGACTCGAGCTCCGCGCCCTCGGCCTTTCTCGCGCCGCTAGCGAAGCTGTCTACCTGAAGAAGTATCACCGAAAACGACATGCCGTAGCGCTCGGCCCTTACGCTCTCTATCTTTCCGTACTCGTTTACGAAGAAAGAGTCGTAGATGCGCCCTTCGATGCTCTTGGTCATTTCCTCGAGCCTCGATGGCTTTGACGCTGCGGCCTCTTCGGCCTCGGAAAGTTTTTCGAAATCTACGAAATTATCGGACATTATTCTCTCTGCCCCGCTACATCTTGTACTTCCCGAAAGATTCGGGAGTAAGGTTCTCAAGCGTTTCACCGCCGGCCTTAGAGCCGTCGGCGGTCTTCGGCGCCTTGGAATAATCCACCGAGCGCGACTTTTCTATTATGGACGCCTCCACGAATATCGGCGACGACATCCGAAGCGCAAGCGCTATGGCATCGCTTGGCCTCGCGTCCACGGCTATGACAGCTCCGGCGTGGTTTAGATGTATTGTCGCGTAGTAGACGTTTTCCCTCAAGTCGTTTACCTCTATCCTCTTTAGCGAGACATCGACCTTATCGAGCACGTTCCTGAAAAGGTCGTGCGTCATCGGGCGCGTAAACTTCATCTTCTCTACCTCCGAGGCTATCGCGCTTGCCTCGAGCACGCCTATCCAGATGGGAAGCGTATTGTCGGAGTTTACGTCCCTAAGTATCACTATCGGCGCATTTGTCATGGGGTCTACGGTAATGCCAGCCACGCGCATCTCTATAAACACGGCACAATCCCCCTTTCATCCTTTGCTTCTACTGTAACGGCCGCTCCGCGTAGCGAATTCGCGTACGCCTTCTCTATTCTCACGCCGACCTCATCCCCTGCCGCTATCCCCTTTGCCTTCGGAAAGTTTACGGCCCTCGAGCACGGAGACCTTCCGGTTAAATCGTCTGCCGAGACCTTGCTTTCGCCCTCGACAAGAACTTTCACAGTTTTACCTTCGAGCGCCCTGCTCTTTTCAAACGATATGGCGCGCTGGAGCGTCTGTATCTCTTCGAGCCGTATTGCCTTCACGTCCTCGTCTACCTGGGCATCAAATGCAGCTGCCTCTGTGCCCGGGCGCGGCGAGTACTTGAAGGAAAATATATTGTCAAAGCGAACGTTCTTTAAGAGCCTTATCGTTGCCGCGTGGTCCTCATCAGTTTCTCCGGGGAATCCGGCTATTATGTCTGTTGTAAGCGCCATGTCCGGGTAAAGGGTCTTTAGCCTCTCGACCTTTGCCATGTAGGACTCGATTGTATACCCGCGCTTCATTGCCTTTAGCACGTTATTGGAGCCCGACTGCGCCGGAAGGTGCAGCGCCCTCTGGAGCTTTTCTTCTTTGCCAAAAAGCTCGATTAATTCATCCGACATGTCCTTGGGGTGCGATGTGACGAACCTTACGCGCTTTATGCCGTCGACATTCGCGACCATGCGTAGCAGCTCGGGAAAGCTCTTTTCCCCTGCGTAGGAGTTGACGTTTTGCCCGACAAGCGTTACCTCTCTTGTGCCCTTGTTGGAGAGTTGTTTGACCTCGTCGATTATCTCGCTAACGCTTCTGCTTGCCTCCCTGCCCCTTACATACGGCACGATGCAATAGGCGCAGAAGTTGTCGCACCCGCGCATGATGCTAACGAATGCCTTTACTCCCGCTTCTTCTGCAACCTCGTACTCGTCTCTGTCGATGCCTTCCTTAAAGTCCGTGTACGCTGCCCTTATGCCTGTTTCAGCGCCTTTTACTATGTCGCCTATCTTGTGGATGTTGTGCGTGCCAACGACCACATCCAGAAACGGCGCCCTCTTTAGAAGCTCCTCGCCAGATTGCTGCGCAACACAGCCGCTAACGCCGATAAGGAGCCCGGGCTTATCCTTCTTCATGAGCTTATAGCGTCCAAGTGTCGAGTACACCTTGTGCTCGGCCTTGTCCCTTATGCTGCAGGTGTTTACGAGGATTAAATCAGCTTTCTCGGCGTCTTCGGTTGGAATGTAGTTATTCCTACGAAGCCGCTCGAGCATCCTTACCGAATCGTCCTCGTTCATCTGGCAGCCGAAGGTCTCTATGTAGACGCATTTGCTTGATTTTTCGGCTTTTTCGACAATGTCCATAAGTCAATAAATTAACCCGAAACAGGGCTATTAGTCAAGGATTGTAAAAGGTATAGAAAACCCGCACAGATAGGTACAGAACCCGGCCCTGCCTCAGTACACACCCATGGCATGGTAAGCGCGTTCTATTTTCTCTATGGCAATGTAATACGCCGCGGTTCTGTAGTCGGTTATGGCAGGGTTTTGCGCCATGACTTCGCGAATTTCCTGCCATGCTGTACGCATCGTATCGTCAAGGCCAGAGTACACGAGGTCAAGCTCGTCAGCTCCGCGAAGCAGTTCCTTATACGCCCATTCAGGGAGCTTCTTACCGGTGATTTCCTCGATTGCCTTTGTGATGTGCTGGCCCCTTAGCTCGTCGAAGCGCCTGCCCATCCTGCCAAACCGTATGTGCCCGATGTTCCTTACCCATTCAAAGTAGCTGACTGTAACGCCGCCGGAGTTAAGGAACGCGTCCGGGATGACTGTGATGCCGCGCTTTCTAAGTATCTCGTCTGCCTCGAATGTGGTCGGGCCGTTTGCAGCCTCGGCAACTATCTTAGCGTTTATCCTTCCCGCGTTCTCTTCGGTGATTACGCCTTCCATCGCAGCTGGCATGAGTATGTCGCATTCAATCGTCATGGCCCCGGCCCTGTCCTCGCCAAATGAGCCGCCTGAGAAGCCTTTTACTCCGCCTGCCTTGATTATGTGCGCCCTCAGGTCGTCTATGTTGATGCCCTTGGGGTTGGTTATAACGCCATCACGCTCGATTACTGCGATGACCTTGACCCCATCTTCCTCTGAAAGGAACTTTGCCGCGTGGTAGCCGACGTTGCCGAGCCCTTGCACGACCATGCGCTTATTGGAAAGGTCTCCGGAGAGGCCGCATTTCTCGACATCATCGATAAACCTAAAGAGCTCGCGAAGCGCGTACTGTATGCCCTTTCCCGTTGCCTCTGTCCTGCCCCTTACACCTCCAAGGTGCACTGGCTTTCCGGTAACGCACGCGATGTAGTTTATGTCCTCTGGATATAAATTCTTATAGGTGTCCATTATCCAGGCCATTTCCCTCGGGCCTGTGCCCATGTCCGGGGCCGGGACGTTTGTTGCGGGGCTTAAAAAGCCGCGGATTGCGAGCTCTCTTGCGTACGCGCGCGTGATTCGCTGAAGCTCGTCGCGTTCGTATTTTAGCGGGTCTACACAGAGCCCGCCCTTTGCGCCGCCAAAGGGCACGTCAACGATTGCGCACTTGTATGTCATTAAGGAAGCAAGCGCCTCGACCTCGTCCTGATTAACGTCGGATGAGTACCTGATGCCGCCCTTTACAGGGAGCATGTGGGAGCTATGTGTTGCGCGATATCCGGTGAACATCTCGGTCTTGCCTTTGATTTCCACCGGGAACTGGACTTTGATAACAGCGTTACACTGCTTAATAGCTGCCGCAAGGCCGGGGCTTAATTTTTTTACAATCATCGCCCTGTCGACCATCAGGTCTACGTTCTCGCGAAAGCTTTTCTTTTTATTTGGCATATGGAAGTGTCCTTTTTAGTTTGCCCCTGCGGGGCGGCTTTGAAGTATTAGACCTGCGAGTCAAAATGACAACTTCTTCGTCATTCCCGGCAGGCCGAGGGCCTGCACCCAAATGTAAAAACAATTCCTCCCACCACGTCATTCCCGCGCTCATTTGGGCGGGAATCCAGCGTCTTACCTTATTTCCTCCCCTTTACAAGGGGCTGGGCTCCCGTTGCGCGAAGCCATTGCAACGGGAAGCGGAGGGGTAAAATCTGTCTGTCATCCTGAACTTGATTCAGGATCCATTTTTAAAAAATCGAGATGCTGAAATGAATTCAGCATGACAAAAAGTTTCGTCATTCCCGCAGAAGCAGAAATCCATTTTTCTAAAAAAACTTTGCGCTGGCCGCGCGGCTTTGGCCGTAAGGTCTGCAAGGCTGCGACCCCGCCGCATAACCACCTCACGTATTGCCCCGCTTAAATCGCTTCGCTCATGCAACCCCGGCAATACGTCCGCCCCTTATGCGGCCCGCTTAAGCCTTGCCTGGCCTCACGGCCGGGGTTTGAAAAGAATCAAGCGCCGTAACCCCTCACCTTTATCCTCTCCCCAATGCGATTGGGGAGAGGAAATTCTTCTGCTGGTTCGGGTTTATAACCCGAACCGAAAAGTTTTGGTTCAAGTTGCAAACTTGAACCAGCGAAATAAAAGATGGGCAATGCCCGCCCTACGCCGAATAGATGGTGGGCCGTGCCACCCTACTAACTACCCATCTTTTACATTCTCAGCTTTCATTCTTTTAATTTTCTCGTCACGCCACGCCTCGTATTCTTCCCGTAATTTTGTCAAAACAACATAAGGGTCTTCGCTATAGTTTATACCTTTCACTATTGAACTTATACTAGCAGTAGTGCCAAAACCTTTTTCTGAAGCAATAAAGTAATTCCAGCCTAAATCAGTTCCAACCGATTCTATATCATTTAAAACAAAAAAAATCAGGTCCAATGTTTGCCACATAGATTCAAGCACCTCAAGAGATCCGTACATTGATCCTCTTTTTTTAGATGCTTCCATGATTCCATCTATAAGCCGTTTTATTTTAACTATTTTTTCTTCTGGCTCGCCCACAAACAACTCCTCTAATAATTACCTTGTCCATTACAACACAGTCTTAACAACTGGGGTGGCACCACCTAAAACTTGGGTAGAAAACTTCTGCTGGTTCGGGTTTATAACCCGAACCGAAAAAGTTTTGGTTCAAGTTGCAAACTTGAACCAGCGAAAAATCGAGATGCTGAAATGAATTCAGCATGACAAAAAGTTTCGTCATTCCCGAGGTATTAATCGGGAATCCAGCGTCTTTGAAGCTTTACCCCTGCGGGGCGGCTTTTGGGTATGAGGCCTGCAAGGCTGCGACCCCGCCGCACGGCCTCCTCGCATCAAACCCTGCCTTAAATCGCTGCGCTCATGCTCCCCCGGTTTGCCGCCCTCCTCCCGTGCGGCCCGCTTAAGCCTTGCATGGCCCCATACCCGGGGATTTGAAAAAATCAAGATGACATGCTTTATAAAACACTTTATGCGCCATGTCTTTTTTACCAAGCCTCGGCATCTTTCAGTCGCTCGACATCATAAGTTAATTGTTTAATCATTTGACGTACATACCAATAAAGACCTTCGACCTTTAGCAATATTGCATAGCCATGCGTTCTTCTGACTTTAATTATTGCGCCAGACATACCTTCAGGACGAATGTCAGTTTCCAATTGTTGGATAGCCAACTCGTCCATGCCTGGAGAGTCCCGATCAATTTTTAATGCAACAATTGCTCTATTACCAGGAAAAATTTCCTTTATTAAGTCAAAATCGAGCTTAGCCGCATTATGTATCAATGGATTCCTAAAAACGTGATAAATTATTCTTGCAGCATACTCTGGTGCTACTCCGCTTTCTTTGGGTCCCCCGTCCCAAGGAAAGTACTCTTTTACTACTTTTTTAAAGTTATCACTAGAATCCTGTTTTTGCTCTTGGTTATAAAAAACTACGGAACATCCTGCTATAACCGAAAAAAGAATTGTAGCAATTGAAAAATTTAATCCTGCTTTAATCCCATGCTCTGGCATTGGAAGTCGCAACATTGCATGTATATCTTTTAAAGAATTGTTCTCTATATTTCCCCTTATGAATTTTCTTAGTTTCTCTGAAATTTCAGGATTAATATTTAACTCCGAATAACTCACTTTCCCTCCACCCCCAAAAACCGCCAAGTTTGCCGTCAGGCGAGGCAGCGGGCGGTTTTGCTCCGCAGGCGTATTCGACAATACGTCGAGGAAGTAAAAACGCCCGCTAACGACGCATCACGGCAAAATCGGCGGTTTCCTTTTGTCCAAAGGTTGCGCTTGCATCAAACCGCCTTCGCCGCCTTCCTCTCCTCAACAAGCGATAAAACTTCTCTTACCATCCTCTCAACAATTTCGTCTTCCTTTATTTTCGCAACCACCTCGCCGCTGCGGTAGATGAGCGCAACACCGTCGCCCCCTGCCATTGCAACGTCGGCTTCTTTTGCCTCTCCGGGGCCGTTCACAACGCACCCCATTACTGCTACTGTGACGGGCTCTTCAACGTGCGAAAGGCGTTTTTCGATTTCAAGCGCGATTTTTTCAGAGTTAAGCCTTATGCGGCCGCATGTGGGGCAGGAAATGATGTTTATGCCGCGCTTTCTGATTTCAAGGGCCTTTAGTATCTCCCACGCAACGCGCACCTCTTCGACCGGGTCTGCTGTAAGAGAGACC is part of the Deltaproteobacteria bacterium genome and harbors:
- a CDS encoding Glu/Leu/Phe/Val dehydrogenase, whose translation is MPNKKKSFRENVDLMVDRAMIVKKLSPGLAAAIKQCNAVIKVQFPVEIKGKTEMFTGYRATHSSHMLPVKGGIRYSSDVNQDEVEALASLMTYKCAIVDVPFGGAKGGLCVDPLKYERDELQRITRAYARELAIRGFLSPATNVPAPDMGTGPREMAWIMDTYKNLYPEDINYIACVTGKPVHLGGVRGRTEATGKGIQYALRELFRFIDDVEKCGLSGDLSNKRMVVQGLGNVGYHAAKFLSEEDGVKVIAVIERDGVITNPKGINIDDLRAHIIKAGGVKGFSGGSFGEDRAGAMTIECDILMPAAMEGVITEENAGRINAKIVAEAANGPTTFEADEILRKRGITVIPDAFLNSGGVTVSYFEWVRNIGHIRFGRMGRRFDELRGQHITKAIEEITGKKLPEWAYKELLRGADELDLVYSGLDDTMRTAWQEIREVMAQNPAITDYRTAAYYIAIEKIERAYHAMGVY
- the miaB gene encoding tRNA (N6-isopentenyl adenosine(37)-C2)-methylthiotransferase MiaB yields the protein MDIVEKAEKSSKCVYIETFGCQMNEDDSVRMLERLRRNNYIPTEDAEKADLILVNTCSIRDKAEHKVYSTLGRYKLMKKDKPGLLIGVSGCVAQQSGEELLKRAPFLDVVVGTHNIHKIGDIVKGAETGIRAAYTDFKEGIDRDEYEVAEEAGVKAFVSIMRGCDNFCAYCIVPYVRGREASRSVSEIIDEVKQLSNKGTREVTLVGQNVNSYAGEKSFPELLRMVANVDGIKRVRFVTSHPKDMSDELIELFGKEEKLQRALHLPAQSGSNNVLKAMKRGYTIESYMAKVERLKTLYPDMALTTDIIAGFPGETDEDHAATIRLLKNVRFDNIFSFKYSPRPGTEAAAFDAQVDEDVKAIRLEEIQTLQRAISFEKSRALEGKTVKVLVEGESKVSADDLTGRSPCSRAVNFPKAKGIAAGDEVGVRIEKAYANSLRGAAVTVEAKDERGIVPCL
- a CDS encoding bifunctional nuclease family protein, whose amino-acid sequence is MFIEMRVAGITVDPMTNAPIVILRDVNSDNTLPIWIGVLEASAIASEVEKMKFTRPMTHDLFRNVLDKVDVSLKRIEVNDLRENVYYATIHLNHAGAVIAVDARPSDAIALALRMSSPIFVEASIIEKSRSVDYSKAPKTADGSKAGGETLENLTPESFGKYKM